In the genome of Pelobacter seleniigenes DSM 18267, one region contains:
- a CDS encoding helix-turn-helix transcriptional regulator has product MLSRIKTKLTETDRKILSAHEDIVDGIAAFLGSHCEVTLHSFEDPEHAIIKIVNNHHTNRTIGSPLSEQGAQIVLDYLDNKQQDRSCYTTSSAKGEPMRSLFTVIVNKDKPIGLLGINFNMTIPLTEFISTFSLFHGPNNLQSTENKEQLSANSVEELIHNAVNDVVIDISTNINIPNHEKNKYIVYGLHEKGLFDIKGSVQLVAKELKLSKYTIYSYIRELKDNNN; this is encoded by the coding sequence ATGTTAAGTAGAATCAAAACCAAGCTGACGGAAACAGATCGAAAAATCCTCTCAGCTCATGAAGATATTGTCGATGGAATCGCCGCTTTTTTAGGCAGCCATTGCGAAGTCACCCTGCACAGTTTTGAAGATCCGGAACACGCCATCATCAAAATTGTCAACAACCACCACACCAACCGCACAATCGGTTCACCGCTGTCCGAGCAAGGGGCGCAGATCGTCCTTGACTATCTGGACAACAAGCAGCAGGACCGCTCCTGTTACACCACCAGCAGTGCCAAGGGTGAACCGATGCGCTCGCTGTTTACGGTTATTGTCAATAAAGACAAGCCGATCGGCCTGCTTGGCATCAATTTCAACATGACCATCCCCCTGACCGAATTCATCTCGACCTTCAGCCTGTTCCACGGACCGAACAACCTACAGAGCACGGAAAACAAAGAGCAGCTCAGCGCCAACAGCGTTGAAGAGTTGATCCATAATGCCGTCAATGACGTGGTGATTGATATCAGTACCAACATCAACATCCCGAACCATGAAAAGAATAAATATATTGTCTACGGCCTGCATGAAAAAGGTCTGTTCGACATCAAAGGCTCGGTCCAGCTCGTCGCCAAAGAGCTGAAATTATCGAAATATACGATCTACAGCTATATTCGGGAGCTGAAAGACAACAACAATTAG
- the dpaL gene encoding diaminopropionate ammonia-lyase: protein MCEKDMLYVLNNPVVDGKFPTFSTDAAQDAMRLHASIPGYQSTPLAHLGRLAKVWGLKDLYIKDESYRFGLNAFKVLGGSYAVANLLCEKLGKSIGEVDFDYLISAAVRRQLGDMTFVTATDGNHGRGIAWAAEKLQQKAVVYMPKGSAAARVKSIEAHGATVHVTDLNYDEAVRLASEQAAKNGWYMVQDTAWEGYTKIPTWIMQGYMTMAMEAIGQLGEQQPTHVFIQAGVGAMAGAVQGLLVEYYKDKPPVTVIVEPKNAACLYKSAAVGDGLPHAVSGDLQTIMAGLACGEPNPIGWDILKQSASCFMSVDDYLAANGMRILSCPVLGDDRVIAGESGSIGVGVLDLIMNDADYRELKNALGLGADSVVLLFNTEGNTDPVNFRQIVWYGKHLKPKQ from the coding sequence ATGTGCGAAAAAGATATGCTGTATGTTCTGAACAATCCGGTTGTCGATGGAAAATTCCCCACCTTCTCAACGGATGCAGCGCAGGATGCAATGAGGCTTCATGCGAGCATTCCCGGTTATCAATCAACCCCGCTTGCCCATCTCGGTCGACTGGCCAAGGTGTGGGGCCTTAAGGATCTGTATATCAAAGACGAGTCGTATCGATTCGGTTTGAATGCATTCAAGGTGCTGGGTGGAAGCTATGCGGTGGCCAACCTGCTCTGCGAAAAGCTCGGCAAATCCATTGGTGAAGTTGATTTTGACTATCTGATCAGTGCCGCGGTCCGTCGCCAGCTCGGAGATATGACCTTTGTGACAGCGACGGATGGCAATCACGGTCGCGGTATCGCCTGGGCTGCGGAAAAGCTGCAGCAGAAGGCGGTGGTCTATATGCCGAAGGGCTCGGCGGCCGCCCGGGTAAAGAGCATCGAGGCGCACGGCGCCACGGTCCACGTCACCGATCTGAATTACGATGAAGCGGTCCGGCTGGCCTCTGAGCAGGCCGCGAAAAACGGCTGGTATATGGTCCAGGATACGGCCTGGGAAGGGTATACCAAGATCCCGACCTGGATCATGCAGGGCTATATGACCATGGCCATGGAAGCTATCGGGCAGCTCGGGGAACAACAGCCGACCCATGTGTTTATCCAGGCGGGGGTCGGGGCCATGGCTGGTGCCGTCCAGGGCCTGCTGGTCGAATACTATAAGGACAAACCGCCGGTAACAGTCATTGTCGAGCCGAAAAATGCCGCCTGTCTGTACAAGTCGGCGGCCGTCGGCGACGGCCTGCCCCATGCGGTGAGCGGTGATTTGCAGACCATCATGGCCGGGTTGGCCTGTGGCGAGCCCAACCCCATCGGCTGGGATATCCTCAAGCAGAGTGCGTCCTGCTTCATGAGTGTCGACGACTACCTGGCCGCGAACGGCATGCGCATTCTTTCCTGTCCAGTGCTTGGCGACGACCGGGTCATCGCCGGTGAATCGGGTTCCATCGGTGTCGGCGTGCTTGACCTGATCATGAACGATGCGGACTACCGGGAATTGAAGAACGCCTTGGGCCTGGGGGCGGATTCCGTGGTGCTGCTGTTCAATACCGAAGGGAACACCGATCCGGTCAACTTCAGGCAGATCGTCTGGTACGGCAAACATTTGAAACCGAAACAATAA
- a CDS encoding YgeY family selenium metabolism-linked hydrolase yields the protein MQDFDKILELAREYKADMTKFLRDMVRIPSESCDEKKVVLRIKEEMEKVGFDKVEIDGLGNVLGTIGHGKRLIAYDAHIDTVGIGNRDNWTFDPYEGYEDDETIGGRGTSDQEGGMAAMVYAGKIIKDLGLEDEYTLVMVGSVMEEDCDGLCWQYIIKELGLKPEFVISTEPTDGGIYRGQRGRMEIKVSVSGVSCHGSAPERGDNAIFKMAPILQELEELHKNLITDDFLGKGSLTVSEVFSTSPSRCAVADSCSVSIDRRLTKGEDKDYALNQIRNLPAAQKAGAKVEMYTYERPAYTDLVYPTDCYFPSWVVEEEHVAVQSVAEAYRSLFKKEPRIDKWTFSTNGVSITGMFGIPTVGFGPGKEAQAHAPNEKTWKEDLVTCAAVYAALPKIYLTKV from the coding sequence ATGCAGGATTTCGATAAGATTTTAGAGCTGGCCCGTGAATATAAAGCCGATATGACCAAATTTTTGCGCGATATGGTGCGGATTCCCAGTGAAAGCTGCGACGAGAAAAAGGTCGTTCTACGGATCAAGGAAGAGATGGAAAAAGTCGGTTTTGACAAGGTCGAAATCGACGGCCTCGGTAACGTGCTCGGCACCATCGGCCACGGCAAGCGCCTGATCGCCTATGATGCTCATATCGATACGGTCGGTATCGGCAACCGCGACAACTGGACCTTCGATCCCTACGAAGGTTATGAAGATGACGAAACCATCGGCGGGCGTGGGACCAGCGACCAGGAAGGCGGCATGGCGGCCATGGTCTATGCCGGCAAGATCATCAAAGACCTTGGACTTGAAGATGAATATACCCTGGTGATGGTCGGTTCGGTTATGGAAGAAGACTGCGACGGGCTGTGCTGGCAGTACATCATCAAAGAACTGGGCCTGAAGCCGGAGTTCGTTATCTCCACCGAGCCGACCGATGGCGGCATCTATCGCGGCCAGCGTGGGCGCATGGAGATCAAGGTCTCCGTCAGTGGTGTCAGCTGTCACGGTTCCGCTCCGGAGCGCGGCGACAACGCGATCTTCAAAATGGCGCCGATTCTTCAGGAGCTGGAAGAATTGCATAAAAACCTGATTACGGATGACTTCCTCGGCAAGGGGTCGCTGACCGTTTCCGAAGTCTTCTCCACCTCGCCGTCCCGTTGCGCCGTTGCCGACAGCTGCTCTGTATCCATCGACCGGCGGCTGACCAAAGGCGAGGACAAGGACTATGCCCTGAACCAGATTCGCAACCTGCCGGCTGCCCAAAAAGCCGGGGCCAAGGTGGAAATGTATACCTACGAACGCCCGGCCTACACTGATCTGGTCTACCCGACCGACTGTTATTTCCCGTCCTGGGTGGTTGAAGAGGAGCATGTCGCCGTTCAGTCCGTGGCGGAAGCCTACCGGAGCCTGTTCAAAAAGGAACCGCGCATCGACAAATGGACCTTTTCGACCAACGGGGTGTCCATTACCGGAATGTTCGGCATCCCGACCGTCGGTTTCGGCCCCGGCAAGGAAGCCCAGGCCCATGCGCCGAACGAAAAAACCTGGAAGGAAGATTTGGTGACCTGTGCAGCTGTTTATGCCGCTTTGCCTAAAATCTATTTGACCAAGGTCTGA
- the arcC gene encoding carbamate kinase — translation MGEIIVVAIGGNSLIRDAAHMSVGDQYESVVETAKHLADIVESGFRVVIVHGNGPQVGFILRRSAIAFEAAGLHEVPLSSCVADTQGAIGFQIQQALDIEMNKRGLDKKTATLVTRVAVDENDAKFQNPSKPIGSFFSAEQRAELEQRYPDWQFMEDAGRGFRRVVPSPEPIEIVELELIKDVIAKDYVVVACGGGGIPVVKKPEGYLAVDAVIDKDLASALLSAQIDAKRFVISTGVDYVYLNFGKENEQRLEQVTLQQIKTYVEEGHFAAGSMLPKIEAAIRFLENGGEEVIITSPEYIKMALNYEIGTRITQ, via the coding sequence ATGGGTGAGATTATTGTCGTTGCCATTGGCGGGAACTCGTTGATTCGCGATGCCGCCCACATGTCCGTGGGGGATCAGTATGAGTCCGTGGTGGAAACCGCGAAACATCTGGCCGACATTGTCGAGTCGGGGTTCCGGGTCGTTATTGTCCACGGCAATGGTCCGCAGGTCGGTTTTATCCTGCGCCGTTCCGCCATCGCTTTTGAAGCGGCCGGCTTGCATGAGGTCCCCTTGTCGAGCTGCGTTGCCGATACCCAGGGGGCCATCGGCTTTCAGATCCAGCAGGCTCTGGACATCGAAATGAACAAGCGCGGTCTGGACAAAAAGACGGCGACCCTGGTCACCCGCGTTGCGGTGGATGAGAATGATGCCAAGTTCCAGAATCCGAGCAAACCGATCGGCTCGTTCTTCAGTGCTGAACAACGGGCCGAATTGGAACAGCGCTACCCGGACTGGCAGTTCATGGAAGACGCGGGGCGCGGGTTTCGGCGGGTGGTTCCTTCGCCGGAGCCGATCGAGATTGTCGAGCTGGAGCTGATCAAGGATGTCATTGCCAAAGACTATGTGGTGGTGGCCTGCGGCGGCGGAGGTATTCCGGTGGTGAAAAAGCCCGAGGGCTACCTGGCCGTGGATGCGGTGATCGACAAGGATCTGGCCTCGGCGCTGTTGTCCGCCCAGATCGACGCCAAGCGTTTTGTGATTTCGACCGGGGTTGATTATGTCTATCTCAACTTCGGCAAAGAGAATGAACAACGCCTTGAGCAGGTGACGCTGCAGCAGATCAAGACTTATGTTGAGGAAGGACACTTTGCCGCCGGCAGCATGTTGCCCAAGATAGAGGCGGCTATCCGCTTTCTGGAAAATGGCGGGGAAGAAGTCATCATTACTTCGCCCGAATATATAAAAATGGCTTTGAACTACGAAATCGGTACGAGAATAACCCAATAA
- the ygeW gene encoding knotted carbamoyltransferase YgeW, whose product MTRELIRRLSLQDTRNMYLNDFLHTWDKTDQELQAIFNVAEILQELRKDNISPKVFDSGLGISLFRDNSTRTRFSFSSACNLLGLEVQDLDEGKSQIAHGETVRETANMVSFMADIIGIRDDMYIGKGHAYMKEVSAAVEAGYREGVLEQRPTIVNLQCDVDHPTQSMADAMHLIQSFGGVENLKGKKIAMTWAYSPSYGKPLSVPQGIIGLMTRFGMEVSLAHPEGYEVMPEVEEIAKRNAEKSGGSFTKTNSMAEAFAGADIVYPKSWAPFAAMEKRTNLYAEGDDAGIKALEKELLAQNANHKDWECTEELMAQTKEGKALYLHCLPADISGVSCQAGEVAASVFDRYRVPLYKEASYKPYIIAAMIFLSKFNNPADKLLSLLEQGTPRIR is encoded by the coding sequence TTGACCCGAGAATTGATTCGCAGGCTGAGCCTGCAGGATACCAGAAATATGTACCTCAATGATTTTCTGCATACCTGGGACAAGACCGACCAGGAATTGCAGGCGATTTTCAATGTTGCCGAAATCCTGCAGGAGCTGCGCAAGGACAATATCTCGCCGAAGGTGTTTGACAGCGGGCTCGGCATTTCCCTGTTCCGTGACAATTCAACCCGCACCCGGTTCAGCTTTTCCAGCGCCTGCAACCTGCTCGGGCTGGAAGTGCAGGACCTGGACGAAGGCAAGTCACAGATTGCCCACGGTGAAACGGTTCGGGAAACGGCCAACATGGTCTCTTTCATGGCCGACATCATCGGCATTCGTGACGATATGTACATCGGCAAGGGGCATGCCTACATGAAAGAGGTGTCGGCTGCGGTTGAGGCCGGTTATCGTGAAGGGGTGCTGGAGCAACGTCCGACCATCGTCAATCTGCAGTGCGATGTCGACCATCCGACCCAGTCCATGGCCGATGCCATGCACCTCATCCAGAGTTTTGGCGGGGTGGAGAACCTGAAGGGTAAGAAGATCGCCATGACCTGGGCCTATTCGCCGTCCTACGGCAAGCCGCTCTCCGTCCCGCAGGGGATCATCGGGCTGATGACCCGCTTCGGCATGGAGGTCTCTCTGGCTCATCCGGAAGGGTATGAAGTGATGCCCGAAGTGGAGGAGATCGCCAAACGCAACGCCGAAAAATCGGGCGGGTCGTTCACCAAGACCAACAGCATGGCGGAAGCTTTCGCCGGTGCGGATATCGTTTATCCGAAGAGCTGGGCGCCGTTTGCCGCCATGGAAAAGCGCACCAATCTGTATGCCGAAGGCGACGATGCCGGAATCAAGGCGCTGGAAAAAGAGCTGCTGGCACAGAACGCCAACCACAAGGATTGGGAGTGTACCGAAGAGTTGATGGCCCAAACCAAAGAGGGCAAAGCCCTGTACCTGCATTGCCTGCCGGCGGACATCTCCGGTGTCTCCTGCCAGGCCGGTGAGGTTGCGGCTTCGGTCTTCGATCGCTACCGGGTTCCGCTCTACAAGGAAGCCAGCTACAAACCCTATATCATTGCGGCCATGATCTTCCTCAGCAAGTTCAACAATCCGGCGGACAAACTGCTGAGTCTGCTGGAACAGGGCACCCCGAGGATCCGTTAA
- a CDS encoding RidA family protein: MKEIVHTENAPAAIGPYSQATSSNGMVFTSGQIPIDPATGAVVAGDIKTQTEQVMKNLGAVLAAAGCMAQNVVKTTCFLQDMADFAAFNAVYEEYFSENPPARSCVAVKTLPKNVLVEVEAIAVK, from the coding sequence ATGAAAGAGATTGTCCATACCGAAAATGCGCCGGCGGCCATCGGGCCTTACAGTCAGGCGACCAGCAGCAATGGCATGGTTTTTACTTCCGGCCAGATTCCCATCGATCCGGCGACCGGCGCGGTCGTGGCCGGCGATATCAAGACTCAAACCGAGCAGGTTATGAAAAATCTCGGCGCGGTCCTGGCGGCGGCTGGTTGTATGGCGCAGAATGTTGTGAAGACGACCTGCTTTTTGCAGGATATGGCTGATTTTGCCGCATTCAACGCGGTCTACGAGGAATATTTTTCAGAAAATCCTCCGGCCCGTTCCTGTGTGGCCGTCAAGACTCTGCCGAAAAACGTTCTGGTCGAAGTGGAGGCAATCGCGGTCAAGTAA
- the xdh gene encoding selenium-dependent xanthine dehydrogenase has protein sequence MVRFTLNGKDVVYDGDGARTLLSWLRFSVDMKSVKDGCSGQGTCGACLVELDGKPMLSCSVKMSAMEGRTLVTLEGLPEEIRATLGRAFVAAGAVQCGFCSPGMLFRAKMLLTENPNPTRAEVTQAIRHHLCRCTGYVKIVDAIMLAAEKLRNQQPIEFSGYGVGSSAPKFEAYERAIGKPLFIGGMELPGMLHGGLHFSAHPRARVLKIDLSKAEAVPGVIRVFTARDIPGRRQVGQLVKDWDVYIGEGEITRCIGDVLACVVAEDKETADRAAELVEVEYEVLEPLTDPFAAMTSDIRVHEGGNILKETVIRYGEDISSVFAKSAHVVTERFQTQFIEHAYLELENSIAGYEDGKLTVYSQGQGIYGDRQQIADLLGLDVKDVNVKLVPAGGAFGGKEDLTCQGHAALAAYHLQRPVKVKLDRNGSIRMSVKRHPMTMEYTLGCDEEGRFTGLLARIVGDTGAYASVGGPVMERAATHAGGAYHIPNIDVESTAVYTNNVPAGAMRGFGVNQVTFAIEGVIDELCARAGFDRWQIRYLNALDQGLKTTSGHRLRKAVGLKKTLELVKDAYGDGHGVGLACGIKNCGLGNGIPELSQVRLEVTADGMIKLFHGWSEMGQGVDTVVQQMLCEYLGLATTDCIKVIVMTDSETKGGSTTASRGTFLAGKAVLEAAKGLKKDLERHPLSELAGRTYDGSYLCDWTTPADFDGEVISHFAYSFATQLVKLDDEGAIVKVRAVHDSGTVVNRKLFEGQIEGGVVMGMGYALTEDLPMEDGRITDYSFRKLGLLRANEVPEIEVVPLEIYDEDAPFGAKGVGEICCIPTAAAVAGAYRSFDGKKRTKLPMGWLKK, from the coding sequence ATGGTCAGATTTACTCTCAACGGGAAGGACGTGGTCTATGACGGGGACGGGGCGCGAACCCTGCTTTCTTGGCTGCGTTTTTCCGTCGATATGAAAAGCGTGAAGGACGGTTGTTCCGGACAGGGGACCTGTGGCGCCTGCCTGGTCGAACTGGATGGCAAACCGATGCTGTCCTGTTCAGTGAAAATGTCTGCCATGGAGGGGCGCACCCTGGTGACGCTGGAAGGGCTCCCGGAGGAGATCCGCGCGACCCTGGGGCGGGCTTTCGTGGCCGCAGGGGCCGTTCAGTGCGGGTTCTGCAGTCCCGGTATGCTGTTCCGGGCCAAAATGCTGCTGACCGAAAATCCCAATCCGACCCGCGCCGAAGTGACTCAGGCCATCCGCCACCATCTGTGTCGCTGCACCGGTTACGTCAAAATCGTCGATGCCATTATGCTGGCGGCGGAAAAATTACGCAATCAGCAGCCGATAGAGTTCTCCGGTTATGGTGTCGGCTCTTCCGCGCCGAAATTCGAAGCCTATGAGCGGGCCATCGGCAAACCCCTTTTTATCGGCGGCATGGAACTGCCGGGGATGCTCCACGGCGGTCTGCACTTCAGCGCCCATCCGCGCGCCAGAGTCCTGAAAATCGATCTGTCCAAAGCCGAAGCCGTGCCCGGCGTCATTCGCGTTTTTACCGCCCGTGATATCCCCGGCCGCAGACAGGTCGGGCAACTCGTCAAGGACTGGGATGTCTATATTGGCGAGGGGGAAATAACCCGCTGTATTGGCGACGTGCTGGCCTGTGTGGTTGCGGAAGACAAGGAAACCGCCGATCGGGCCGCGGAGTTGGTCGAGGTCGAGTACGAGGTCCTCGAACCGCTCACCGATCCCTTTGCGGCCATGACCAGTGATATCCGGGTTCACGAGGGGGGCAATATCCTCAAGGAGACCGTGATTCGTTATGGGGAAGATATTTCCAGCGTCTTTGCAAAGTCCGCCCACGTGGTGACCGAACGCTTTCAGACCCAGTTTATCGAACATGCCTATCTGGAATTGGAAAACAGTATCGCCGGTTATGAAGATGGCAAACTGACGGTCTATTCCCAGGGGCAGGGAATTTACGGAGATCGGCAGCAGATCGCTGATCTGCTGGGACTGGATGTCAAAGATGTGAATGTCAAGCTGGTGCCGGCGGGGGGCGCATTCGGCGGCAAGGAGGATCTGACCTGCCAGGGGCACGCCGCCCTGGCGGCATATCATCTGCAACGCCCGGTCAAGGTCAAGCTCGACCGCAACGGGTCGATCCGGATGTCAGTCAAGCGCCACCCCATGACCATGGAATACACCCTCGGCTGCGATGAAGAGGGGCGTTTCACCGGTCTGCTGGCGCGGATCGTCGGTGATACCGGGGCCTACGCTTCGGTGGGCGGGCCGGTCATGGAGCGGGCCGCGACCCATGCCGGCGGGGCTTACCATATTCCCAATATCGATGTGGAATCGACGGCAGTCTACACCAACAACGTTCCCGCCGGGGCCATGCGCGGTTTTGGGGTGAACCAGGTCACTTTTGCCATCGAAGGGGTGATCGATGAGCTGTGTGCCCGGGCCGGTTTCGATCGCTGGCAGATCCGTTATCTCAACGCCCTTGATCAAGGGTTGAAGACGACCAGCGGGCATCGGTTGAGGAAAGCCGTTGGTTTGAAGAAAACCCTTGAGCTGGTCAAGGATGCTTATGGGGACGGTCACGGTGTCGGGCTTGCCTGCGGGATTAAAAACTGCGGCCTCGGCAACGGCATCCCCGAATTGAGCCAGGTGCGTCTCGAAGTGACGGCCGACGGCATGATCAAGCTGTTCCACGGTTGGAGCGAAATGGGGCAGGGGGTGGATACGGTCGTGCAGCAGATGCTCTGTGAATATCTCGGGCTGGCAACGACGGACTGCATCAAGGTCATTGTCATGACCGACAGTGAAACCAAGGGGGGGAGCACCACCGCCAGCCGCGGTACTTTCCTGGCCGGCAAAGCGGTGCTGGAAGCTGCCAAGGGGCTCAAAAAAGACCTGGAAAGACATCCTCTGAGCGAGCTGGCCGGGCGCACCTACGACGGCAGTTACCTCTGCGATTGGACGACCCCTGCTGATTTCGACGGCGAAGTGATCAGCCATTTCGCCTACAGTTTTGCCACCCAGCTGGTGAAGCTGGACGACGAAGGTGCGATCGTCAAGGTCAGGGCCGTCCATGACAGCGGCACGGTCGTCAACCGCAAGCTCTTCGAAGGGCAGATCGAAGGCGGGGTGGTCATGGGGATGGGCTACGCCCTGACCGAAGACTTGCCCATGGAAGACGGCCGGATTACCGATTACAGTTTCCGTAAGCTCGGCCTGTTGCGGGCCAACGAGGTGCCGGAGATTGAAGTGGTGCCGCTGGAAATCTACGATGAGGATGCTCCCTTCGGTGCCAAAGGGGTGGGCGAAATCTGCTGTATTCCGACCGCCGCTGCGGTGGCCGGAGCCTACCGGAGCTTTGACGGGAAAAAACGCACCAAGCTGCCGATGGGCTGGTTGAAGAAGTAG
- a CDS encoding amidohydrolase family protein, with amino-acid sequence MALYLNNALYLDWQTLALRSTALKVTEGNSGGLVLIDKIPEPAELATGDRVLDCRGRLVTKSFGCGHHHIYSTLARGMPAPKKIPVNFKEILTYVWWTVDKCLDLEMIEASALASAMYCAKNGVTFVIDHHASPFAVEGSLDTIARAFDQVGLAHLLCYELSDRDGAEIAEAGLAEHERYLAAGGQGHIGLHASFTVGDNLLKRAVALAEKFNTGLHVHVAEDRADQDDCLRTYGKRVIQRYADAGVLNLPQSLLVHCVHLDEAEKQLLRNSGNWVIENIESNQNNNVGQANYGQITDRVMLGTDGMHSDMLRSAKAAFLSGQPIEGVGMDTIYRRFRNIHRYLAEQGFQGDGDNNLVILDYDTPTEVTTDNFLGHFIYGLDSSHVDTVIANGRVIVENRRLTQVDETEILGRARELGNKLWGKMQRL; translated from the coding sequence ATGGCACTTTATCTGAATAATGCATTATATCTGGACTGGCAGACCTTGGCCTTGCGGTCCACCGCTCTTAAGGTGACCGAAGGGAACAGCGGCGGCCTGGTCCTTATCGACAAGATTCCCGAACCCGCAGAGTTGGCGACCGGGGACCGGGTGCTCGACTGCCGCGGCCGGCTGGTGACCAAATCCTTCGGCTGTGGCCACCATCATATCTATTCCACCCTGGCCCGGGGAATGCCCGCGCCGAAGAAGATTCCCGTCAATTTCAAGGAGATCCTCACCTATGTCTGGTGGACGGTGGACAAGTGTCTGGATCTGGAGATGATCGAGGCCAGTGCCCTGGCCAGCGCCATGTATTGCGCTAAAAACGGGGTGACCTTTGTCATTGACCACCATGCCTCGCCATTTGCGGTCGAGGGCTCGCTGGACACCATCGCCAGGGCCTTTGATCAGGTGGGGCTGGCGCACCTGCTCTGCTATGAGCTGTCCGACCGGGATGGCGCAGAGATTGCGGAGGCCGGGCTGGCGGAACATGAGCGCTATCTCGCTGCTGGTGGTCAAGGGCATATCGGCCTGCATGCCTCCTTCACCGTGGGTGACAACTTATTGAAACGTGCCGTCGCCCTGGCCGAAAAGTTCAACACCGGTCTGCATGTCCATGTTGCCGAGGACCGGGCCGATCAGGACGACTGCCTCAGGACTTACGGCAAGCGGGTGATTCAACGCTATGCCGACGCAGGGGTGCTGAACCTGCCGCAAAGCCTGCTGGTCCACTGCGTCCATCTGGATGAGGCAGAAAAACAGCTGCTCAGGAACAGCGGCAACTGGGTGATCGAAAATATCGAAAGTAACCAGAACAATAATGTCGGACAGGCCAATTACGGTCAGATCACCGATCGGGTCATGCTCGGCACCGACGGCATGCACAGCGACATGCTGCGCAGCGCCAAGGCCGCATTCTTAAGTGGCCAACCCATCGAAGGGGTCGGCATGGACACCATTTACCGGCGCTTCAGGAACATCCATCGCTATCTTGCGGAGCAGGGTTTCCAGGGGGACGGCGACAACAATCTGGTGATTCTTGATTATGATACGCCGACGGAAGTCACCACTGATAATTTCCTCGGTCACTTTATCTACGGACTCGATTCCAGCCATGTTGACACGGTGATCGCCAACGGCCGGGTCATTGTTGAGAACCGTCGCTTGACCCAAGTGGATGAAACTGAAATCCTGGGGCGGGCCCGCGAACTGGGGAATAAACTCTGGGGCAAAATGCAGCGGCTCTGA
- the hydA gene encoding dihydropyrimidinase, protein MKQLIKNGTIVTAEKTFRADLLIVDGIIAKIGSGLTGGATVTEIDASGRYVLPGGVDVHTHLNLALGERRVSDGFYQGMRAAAFGGTTTIVDHPEAGPADCSLFHQPDYYRELLAHEAVIDYGIHGVFQRVDSEVLRDIPALIHSGVSSAKVYLTYDGMLNDVEIAQVLQAMGAAQGLTAFHAEDDAVIRALREQFGREGKRSAVYHALSRPDTTEADAIARILELAWAGGNIPVYIVHLSTAKGLAVIEQAKARGQRVFAETCPQYLLLDQSCYQQAEPEGLKYVMAPPLRSSADQQALWRGLSNGSIDVLATDHCSFSFADKVKYGQADFRQCPGGCPGVETRLPLSYSAGVGQGRFSINRFVDLVATTPAKLMGLYPRKGALQPGADADIVVWNPELEKTLAVTTLHQQCDYTPFAGMQVKGWPELTMLRGRIIVKDGDFFGEKGFGEFLERTPFAGSC, encoded by the coding sequence ATGAAGCAGCTGATCAAAAATGGGACTATTGTGACTGCGGAGAAGACCTTCCGTGCTGACCTGCTGATCGTTGACGGCATCATTGCTAAAATCGGCAGCGGGTTGACCGGCGGGGCCACGGTTACGGAGATCGATGCCTCCGGGCGCTATGTGCTGCCGGGCGGCGTCGATGTGCACACCCACCTCAACCTGGCCCTGGGGGAGCGGCGGGTCAGTGACGGCTTTTATCAGGGGATGCGGGCCGCGGCCTTTGGCGGCACCACCACCATCGTCGACCACCCGGAGGCGGGGCCTGCGGACTGCTCCCTGTTTCACCAGCCGGATTACTACCGGGAGCTGCTGGCCCATGAGGCAGTCATCGACTACGGCATTCACGGTGTGTTTCAACGCGTGGACAGCGAGGTTCTGCGGGATATTCCCGCGCTGATCCACAGCGGGGTGAGCAGTGCCAAAGTCTACCTGACCTATGACGGGATGCTGAATGACGTGGAGATCGCCCAGGTTCTGCAGGCCATGGGCGCTGCCCAGGGTCTGACCGCCTTCCATGCCGAGGACGATGCGGTTATCCGCGCGTTGCGCGAACAGTTCGGCCGGGAAGGGAAACGCAGCGCCGTCTACCACGCCCTGAGTCGCCCGGATACCACGGAAGCGGACGCCATCGCCCGGATTCTGGAACTGGCCTGGGCGGGCGGCAACATCCCGGTCTATATCGTCCATTTGTCGACGGCCAAGGGGCTGGCGGTCATTGAACAAGCCAAAGCCCGGGGGCAGCGGGTCTTCGCGGAAACCTGTCCGCAGTATCTGCTGCTGGACCAGTCCTGTTACCAGCAGGCGGAACCTGAAGGGCTGAAATATGTCATGGCGCCCCCTTTGCGCAGCAGTGCGGATCAGCAGGCCCTGTGGCGCGGGCTGAGCAATGGCAGTATCGATGTCCTGGCCACCGACCATTGCTCCTTCTCTTTTGCGGATAAAGTGAAATACGGCCAAGCGGATTTCCGGCAGTGTCCTGGTGGTTGCCCAGGGGTGGAAACCCGCTTGCCGTTGAGCTATTCCGCCGGGGTGGGGCAGGGGCGCTTCAGTATCAATCGGTTTGTCGATCTGGTCGCGACCACCCCGGCCAAACTCATGGGGCTGTATCCGCGCAAAGGAGCCCTGCAGCCGGGGGCCGATGCCGATATTGTGGTGTGGAATCCCGAGCTGGAAAAAACGCTGGCGGTGACGACCCTGCATCAGCAGTGCGACTATACGCCGTTTGCCGGGATGCAGGTCAAAGGCTGGCCTGAGCTGACCATGCTCAGAGGCCGGATCATTGTCAAAGACGGAGATTTTTTTGGGGAAAAGGGGTTTGGCGAATTTCTGGAGCGGACCCCTTTTGCCGGTTCCTGCTAA